A single region of the Massilia sp. erpn genome encodes:
- the panB gene encoding 3-methyl-2-oxobutanoate hydroxymethyltransferase: MSSAPAPAASGVPAPAKAAASKAVTVTTLSAQRAAGEKITMLTCYDASFASLMDRCGVEVLLIGDSLGMVCNGHHSTLPVTLQEVAYHTAAVARGAKSALIVADMPFGSYGTPEQAFNNAVQLMQAGAHMVKIEGGAWLGETIRFLTERAIPVCAHIGLTPQSVHQLGGYKVQGKTTESAEQLKSDALAVQAAGASLVVIEAIPTALGKEVTEMLHVPTIGIGAGPDCSGQVLVMHDMLGVFPGRKARFVRNFMDGASSIDAAISAYVSAVKDGSFPALEHCF, translated from the coding sequence ATGTCGAGCGCCCCGGCCCCCGCGGCCAGCGGCGTTCCGGCACCCGCCAAGGCGGCGGCAAGCAAGGCTGTCACCGTCACCACGCTGAGCGCGCAGCGCGCCGCCGGCGAAAAAATCACCATGCTCACCTGCTATGACGCGAGCTTCGCCTCGCTGATGGACCGCTGCGGCGTGGAAGTGCTGCTGATCGGCGACTCGCTGGGCATGGTGTGCAATGGCCACCATTCCACCCTGCCTGTCACGCTGCAGGAAGTGGCGTACCACACGGCCGCCGTGGCGCGCGGCGCCAAGTCGGCGCTGATCGTGGCCGATATGCCTTTCGGCAGCTACGGCACGCCGGAGCAGGCCTTCAACAATGCGGTGCAGCTGATGCAGGCTGGCGCGCATATGGTGAAGATCGAAGGCGGCGCCTGGCTGGGTGAAACCATCCGCTTCCTGACCGAACGCGCCATCCCCGTCTGCGCCCACATCGGCCTGACGCCGCAATCGGTGCACCAGTTGGGCGGCTATAAGGTGCAAGGCAAGACCACGGAAAGCGCCGAACAGCTGAAGTCCGATGCGCTGGCCGTGCAGGCCGCAGGCGCTTCGCTGGTGGTGATCGAGGCCATTCCCACCGCCCTGGGCAAGGAAGTGACCGAGATGCTGCATGTCCCGACCATCGGCATCGGCGCGGGTCCGGACTGCTCCGGCCAGGTGCTGGTGATGCACGATATGCTGGGCGTTTTCCCCGGCCGCAAAGCGCGCTTCGTGCGCAACTTCATGGACGGCGCGTCCAGCATCGACGCTGCCATCTCCGCCTACGTCAGCGCCGTCAAGGATGGCAGCTTCCCGGCGCTGGAACACTGCTTCTGA
- a CDS encoding DMT family protein, translated as MQTFLLLAASNIFMTVAWYWHLKGGMNKPLFTVILISWAIAFVEYCLAVPANRIGFASGWSAGQLKVVQEAIALVVFGVFMVTVLGEPVHWRHLAAFACIMGAVGFLFVGK; from the coding sequence ATGCAAACCTTCCTGCTGCTTGCCGCCTCCAACATCTTCATGACGGTGGCCTGGTATTGGCATCTCAAAGGAGGGATGAACAAGCCGCTCTTCACCGTGATCCTCATCAGCTGGGCGATCGCCTTTGTCGAGTACTGCCTGGCGGTTCCGGCCAACCGCATCGGTTTTGCCAGCGGCTGGAGCGCGGGGCAGCTGAAAGTGGTCCAGGAAGCCATCGCACTCGTTGTCTTTGGCGTCTTCATGGTCACCGTGCTGGGCGAACCAGTCCATTGGCGGCATCTGGCCGCTTTCGCCTGCATCATGGGCGCAGTGGGCTTTCTGTTTGTCGGCAAGTAG
- the folK gene encoding 2-amino-4-hydroxy-6-hydroxymethyldihydropteridine diphosphokinase — translation MSVQAFIGIGANLGDAHANVLDAVERLRRQSGCELVAVSSLYRTAPIDSSGDDYINAVAKIATTLDAESLLQALHGIELAHGRERPYRNAPRTLDLDLLLYGDEQIASATLTVPHPRMTQRAFVLAPLLEVAPEIIVPGLGPAAAFAASVADQAITRLT, via the coding sequence ATGAGCGTGCAAGCGTTTATCGGCATCGGCGCCAATCTGGGCGATGCCCACGCCAATGTGCTGGATGCGGTGGAACGCCTGCGCCGCCAGTCCGGCTGCGAGCTGGTGGCCGTCTCCAGCCTGTACCGCACCGCACCCATCGATTCCAGCGGCGACGATTACATCAACGCCGTGGCGAAGATTGCCACCACACTCGATGCGGAAAGCCTGCTGCAGGCGCTGCACGGCATCGAACTGGCGCATGGCCGCGAACGGCCTTACCGCAACGCGCCGCGCACGCTTGATCTGGACCTGCTGCTGTACGGCGACGAGCAGATCGCCAGCGCCACGCTCACAGTGCCGCATCCGCGCATGACGCAGCGTGCCTTCGTGCTGGCGCCGCTGCTGGAAGTGGCACCTGAAATCATCGTTCCCGGCCTGGGCCCGGCGGCGGCGTTTGCCGCCAGCGTGGCGGATCAGGCCATCACCCGCCTGACCTGA
- the pcnB gene encoding polynucleotide adenylyltransferase PcnB → MIKKFIRKILGVKGKKARNTSEPNVLGPKQHGIDPKLLSSNAVRVTSTLQEAGFEAFVVGGAVRDLLLNVKPKDFDIATNATPEQVKRLFRRAFIIGKRFQIVHVMFGQDLLEVTTFRGTAAANAPKDEHGRVLRDNTFGSQAEDAERRDFTINAMYYNPATQEVLDYHGGIEDIRAKTLRIIGVPEARYREDPVRMLRVVRFAAKLKFQIEPTTAEPIRVMAPLINNVPAARVFDEMLKLLMSGQALACLQQLRKEGLHHGLLPLLDVVLEQPLGIKFVTLALDSTDRRIAAGKTVSPGFLFASLLWHQVLEKWTAYQAAGEFPIPGLHLAADDVLDSQTEKLALQRKIGSDMRDIWAMQPRFERRNGKNPYKLLEHLRFRAGYDFLLLRCASGEIDAELGEWWTAFYEGDEITRADLVANVGSGNGPKRKRAPRRGPRKAHGEQAEGGEFTEGSAPNESEGEAGERPAPRARRRSGAAAGADDSAAAEASFDGEGEGAEAGEGSEGAPRKRRRRGPRRSGEARSPQGGESSGE, encoded by the coding sequence ATGATTAAGAAATTCATCCGTAAAATCCTGGGCGTCAAAGGCAAGAAAGCGCGCAATACCAGCGAGCCGAATGTGCTGGGTCCAAAACAGCATGGGATCGATCCCAAGCTGCTGTCCTCGAACGCCGTGCGCGTCACCAGCACCCTGCAGGAAGCCGGCTTCGAAGCCTTCGTGGTGGGCGGCGCCGTGCGCGACCTGCTGCTGAACGTCAAACCCAAAGACTTCGACATCGCCACCAACGCCACGCCGGAGCAGGTCAAGCGCCTGTTCCGCCGCGCCTTCATCATCGGCAAGCGCTTTCAGATCGTGCACGTGATGTTCGGCCAGGACCTGCTGGAGGTGACCACCTTCCGCGGCACTGCCGCCGCCAACGCGCCCAAGGACGAACATGGCCGCGTCCTGCGCGACAACACCTTCGGTTCGCAGGCGGAAGACGCGGAACGGCGCGACTTCACCATCAATGCCATGTACTACAACCCGGCCACCCAGGAAGTGCTGGACTACCACGGCGGCATCGAGGATATCCGCGCCAAGACCCTGCGCATCATCGGCGTGCCGGAAGCGCGCTACCGCGAAGACCCGGTGCGCATGCTGCGCGTGGTGCGTTTTGCCGCCAAGCTGAAATTCCAGATCGAGCCGACCACGGCCGAACCGATCCGCGTGATGGCGCCGCTCATCAACAACGTACCGGCCGCGCGCGTGTTCGACGAGATGCTGAAGCTGCTGATGAGCGGCCAGGCGCTGGCCTGCCTGCAGCAGCTGCGCAAGGAAGGCCTGCATCACGGCCTGCTGCCGCTGCTCGACGTGGTGCTGGAACAGCCGCTGGGCATCAAGTTCGTGACGCTGGCGCTGGATTCGACCGACCGCCGCATCGCAGCCGGCAAGACCGTGTCGCCGGGCTTCCTGTTCGCCTCCCTGCTGTGGCACCAGGTGCTGGAAAAGTGGACGGCATACCAGGCGGCGGGCGAGTTCCCGATTCCGGGCCTGCACCTGGCGGCCGACGACGTGCTCGATTCGCAGACCGAGAAGCTGGCCTTGCAGCGCAAGATCGGCTCCGATATGCGCGATATCTGGGCCATGCAGCCGCGCTTCGAGCGCCGCAACGGCAAGAATCCTTACAAGCTGCTGGAGCACCTGCGCTTCCGCGCCGGCTACGACTTCCTGCTGCTGCGCTGCGCCTCGGGCGAAATCGACGCCGAGCTGGGCGAATGGTGGACCGCCTTCTACGAGGGCGATGAAATCACCCGCGCCGACCTGGTGGCGAATGTGGGCAGCGGCAACGGTCCAAAGCGCAAGCGCGCGCCGCGCCGTGGTCCGCGCAAAGCCCACGGCGAGCAGGCAGAGGGCGGCGAGTTCACTGAAGGCTCCGCGCCAAATGAATCCGAAGGCGAAGCGGGCGAGCGCCCTGCTCCGCGCGCGCGCCGCCGCAGCGGTGCCGCGGCTGGCGCTGACGACAGCGCTGCCGCCGAAGCATCCTTCGACGGCGAAGGTGAAGGCGCTGAAGCCGGCGAAGGCAGCGAAGGCGCGCCGCGCAAGCGCCGCCGCCGCGGCCCGCGCCGCAGCGGCGAAGCGCGCTCCCCTCAGGGCGGCGAATCGTCCGGCGAATGA
- a CDS encoding HAD family phosphatase: MTKLALFDLDHTLLPIDSDYEWGQFLCRIGAVDAAEFGRRNDAFFAQYQAGTLDPVEYLEFSLGTLAAFEPARLAAMQQQFMDEVILPAIRPAARALLQQHLDAGDLVCIVTATNHFVTAPIAKAFGVEHLIAAMPETAGDGRLTGRLLGTPTQGAGKIVHTKAWLEKMGKTLESFDTVYFYSDSHNDLPLLSIVSHPVATNPNAKLSTHAAAQGWPSLHLFND, translated from the coding sequence ATGACCAAACTGGCCCTGTTCGACCTCGATCACACTTTGCTGCCCATAGACTCGGACTACGAGTGGGGTCAATTCCTGTGCCGTATCGGCGCGGTGGACGCGGCCGAATTCGGCCGCCGCAACGACGCCTTCTTCGCCCAGTACCAGGCTGGCACGCTGGATCCGGTGGAATACCTGGAATTTTCGCTCGGCACCCTGGCCGCCTTCGAACCGGCACGCCTGGCCGCGATGCAGCAGCAGTTCATGGACGAGGTGATCCTGCCCGCCATCCGCCCTGCCGCGCGCGCCCTGTTGCAACAGCACCTGGATGCGGGCGACCTGGTATGCATCGTCACCGCCACCAACCATTTCGTGACGGCGCCCATCGCCAAGGCCTTCGGCGTGGAGCACCTGATCGCCGCCATGCCGGAAACGGCCGGCGACGGCCGCCTCACCGGCCGCCTGCTCGGCACGCCGACCCAGGGCGCGGGCAAGATCGTGCACACCAAGGCCTGGCTGGAAAAGATGGGCAAGACGCTGGAAAGCTTCGATACCGTCTACTTCTACAGCGATTCGCATAACGACCTGCCCTTGCTGTCCATCGTCAGCCATCCCGTAGCGACCAACCCCAACGCCAAGCTGTCCACGCACGCTGCCGCACAAGGCTGGCCTTCACTCCATCTATTCAATGATTAA